agaaattttgATGTCTAGCCCATCCTGGATtgtaggtgtttgagtaaggatcattctcagttctccgaaaggtgttcatagcatgtacttgttcagagagaaattctgaaaatgctgaattagatggacaagactgcataggatgggcgagactagaacatatgacacatgactcgacttgagttgtttgtggaggtccattgtttaacattaaagcatctactttctttgtcaggctatcaattttggcataaagatctggcgtgactcctacctcatatataccccctttcttcagtggttgaggacttctttcacctctatttgaatagtcccattgctaagagttttcacacaaggtttcaaagaaattccaagcttcgacatcacttttggtcatgaacgACCCTCTactggtggcgtcaaccatgcgacggttttggggtgtcagaccgtcatagaagtattgaacctgttgccacttttcaaaaccatggtgtggatatttaagaagtaaatccttccatctttcccaacattcatgaaagtgctcaccctctttttgtgtgaaattcataatttctctacggagagcattagttttgtgaaccgggaagaacttgtttaagaacttcttagacagttggtcccatatagtgatagacccaactcctagagaattcaaccatgctttcgccttatccttcaaagaaaaaggaaagaggcataaacggatcgaatcgtctgaaaagttttggaacttaaaggtggagcaaatgtctaagaattctttcacatgatgatatggatcctccttatctgaaccataaaaggagggaaacaattgtatgaccccaggtttaagttcaaagtgtgctgccgtggtggcaggcaacactatatatgaaggcgcattgaattggacaggagctgaataatctctaagagctttagtttcATTCTCTTCCGCtatttcaaataggatgtttctaaatcttccacgaaaggttctttctatttcaggattgaaaggtgctagttctatattcagagatctacgtcctagcataaactatgttatcaatataagaaagaaaactaaactaagatgcaacctaacatgaataaaactaaaaataaaaagttatgaattcctaaaaacaagagaaagctatgtaaacgagaattggaaggaagaacccggaaAAAGGAGAtaatgaatgtctgaagatttgagagctcctccttttgaagacaatcttatttagtagcttccttcctcaattcctgtagacataacaaaaataaattgaatttcctaaaataatgctagaaaaatcctaagcaacggttaatttctaaaaaaaaaaaaaaaaaagtttctaatcttagaaataaaagctaagttaatttctaaaaagggaaaaaatttccaaaactagaaaatagaaagttatttgaaagaagaatctaaatctaaaattagaaaataggaaatttctaaaaaagaaagcctagaaatagaaaatttctaaaaaaaataaaaccctaattctaaaaatagaaattagaaaaaaatagaaaatttggaaagagattaccaaattagtagtttatgtcaggtccctacaaaacaggaaataggttagtttctaaaaaaaaaataaaagaaatttaacctaaagttagtaaaaaacctgagactatgaattatgataagagagaatcctaaatccaattgaaCCGAAACAgttcccggcaacggcgccaaaaacttgatgttttatttaaaccaacctgatttaaatgattttaaactcgcaagtatacgaatcagatgtaaatatggtacgtattacgagatcgttcccacgaggactggttgtcacaattcaaaattaaagactcttcttaactaatccaacaaatatttgagatagtaattgagtaaactaaacaaaaatcaatggaaaaataaccaagagcaataagaaaaattcaatcaaggagaagactaggactttcaaatccacccctaattatcataaatcttgttctacctgttgattcactcTAATTCagattaatatcaaaataaatacagcgcactctatgtccttggccgggcacatagaatgtataatttcttaaagcatatggatcgcatctttccatccatggtcaggcatggagagatgtagattcctgtttcttcccctataggaaacttgttcatggtcagacacaagcacctagaataatattccaaacaatatccataACTAGATTTTGGTTAAACTCATAGCATAGAGAAGTACGAaaattccagtcaagtacaccagagaaagaaacaaatcaatcaagttaggattaaatcaacaaacaaggatcattcaagttggaggcttcatctcagccctagctaaggaatttaactatccatgtgatcagttaaaaagtaagaaaaataacattgatgaaatgaaaacatctttctaaactctttcttctcttttcttctcttttcttctctttctcttctctggatctgttccctggctcccgtgacttcggagtgtcaaatccatgcttgtagtactctttttccatcaacgctcctgatttcatcctgcaacaaaaatataattaaaatatttcattaaacattatcatgtacgtaaaatcatgcaataattagggtctgatatgcaatattcgacccttatcaaacacccacttattgctcagagctttcttacccttaggcaatttcaccatatcataggtgtggttcttatgtaaggattccatctcctcttgcatagctttcaaccactcccccttatgctcgtcggttaGGGCCTCAAAATAATATTTTGGCTCTCTCCCATCAGtgaacataatgtactcatgtgatGAATACCTCTTGGACGACTATcttccctagatgacctcctcaattgtggctcaacaggtagatcaggtgggggctgctcctccggtccatcttctgtaggaattctctcgtcctctgcaccttgctgtactcccctgTTATCAGGCACTataggaggaataaccggatccatatcctctagctcacctgaactatacgggttcttctctggcttaccaatgtcttcttacactgatcttcaaagaataccacatctctgctcctgacgagcttcttctcagtcggatcccacaatctgaacttttcatcaccgtaccccaagaacacacattgcctgaTTTTCGTATCGatcttggacctctcgtcctttggtacgtgaatggatgccttgcatccaaacaccctgagatgactgtacgatggatcttgtctagtccacaccttcttgggtacttctccattcaacagggCTGATAGAGACCTGTTTATtaaatacactgccgtgtgcattacttctccccagaacatcttgagcaatttcgcatgggataacatgcatctgattctctttacaatggtgcgattcatttgctcagccacaccattatgctagggggtcttgggaaccgtctgttcatgttatatacccagggacttacaatactcatgaaagtcgccaatgtattcaccaccattgttagtgcagatgcacttcaatgatctaccagtctctctctcgaccataacatgaaacaatttaaacacaccaaagacctcgtccttggattttaaagcataaacccaagcccttctagatgcatcatctataaaagtgacaaaatacaatgccccacgcAAGGTTTTTgttctcataggaccacaaacattagaataaaccaaatctaatacatgcactttattaacataaaaagcagttttaacaaatgaaactctatgttgtttccttgataaacaatcaatacaggttttgagaggtatacctgtcatatCTGGAAGGAGTCGattcctcgctagtagctgaagccatttttcactcatgtggcctagacacttgtgccacatgtcaataattGAATCTTctactgcgttcaacccacccttacatatactgacacttaccttgtaaagggtgcaacacttctttcctttggCCGCGATCAATGAatccttgatgagctttcaacgcctaccaacaaatcggctttcatagccatcatcattcaATCTTTCTGTCGACATTAAGTTGAGGCGAAAGTctgagatatgcctcacatccctgagaaccaatgtgcaacccacatcggtcttcacacaaatatcaccaaccccTATGATTTTCAATAtgccagaatttttcatctttaCGGTCTCATAGTCACTTGACTTATAGCTTGTAAAGAAGTCCCTACGTGGAGTCACATGAAATGAGGCtctcgagtctatcacccagtcggtgtcctgactcgtaaccgtgagacaaatatcatgatctgctgaaagaataactatgaCATCGCCATTTGAAACATTCGCAGTGGAGTTTGATTCAGCttctttctcatttccttttcctttcttgtcattcttcttattacgatattcatgcttgtagtgaccATTCTTACTAtgattccagcattcaacatcctttttggtacttgacttgcctcttgatttatctcgagccttcttgccctttctgttctttcctctcccgcattcttgtgtcacaagggcctcttcctgagtagacccctgagacttcctccttgtctcctcattgaagagacaactagttacctgttccataaaCACCTTTCTGTCTGGCGCAGAGTTACTCAGAGACaacaccaatgtctcccaactatcaagcAATGAGGTAAGCTATAGTAAAGCTtgtaattcatcgtccaggaccatcttcgtagcggagagctggttcaatatattactGACtttattcatgtgctcagccatagaaccaccatctttaaacttgagattcacaagtcttCTTATCAAAAAATTTTTATTATCGGCTGTCTTCTCTCATACAGTCCTTgcagtttcagccataggctagcggctgaggtctccgtagacatatggtggaatacggaatcatctacctattgtctaataaaccccaccaccttccggtccaactttttccaatcatcatttgtcatatcctttgtctttgctgatatgccaaggattggagcatacaagtccttgcaataaagcaagtcctccatcgtagccttccatatggtccagttagaaccattaagactgatcatccttgatgagcctcattccataattcagaacagatcccactccattcaaacactctgatactactttgttggggggccgttgcacaaaaccttaggatctagcctcccaaaaacaccagaattatgggataataaagcaatgacataaatcaaagcacaaaccacacgacacaagagatttttacgtggaaaacccttaaagaggtaaaaaccataggATCTAGTCCAGATCaataattcactatgaagtagaacgttacaaccgatcacaagcacacaccatttgaatcaaaccttcttcactcacgtaaaagtggataaacaataagagaataaagaaaaacggagcaatctcaccgattacgaggacatagAAACACTgaatgtcgagtgcacagtagatcacctctacgagcataacctcccttccacaagcttcctctctctctctctcacatttttaatagcccaaaaccctttagcaaacccttgcaaagctttagaaaattctcttgcattacctagaacaaccctagggactcctatttatagtttaggcaacttccttccgCACATCTTgcaaaaccgccttaaatttacacagtccgcataaaatccggacatgaatctgcgtaacctcaactggtcgagcaaagtcctcgaccggttgagttgcccactcaaccggtcgagcacctccctcgactggtcaagcaccatGGAGTCTCAAACCAAtttgcttgctggactttgagtcgagcaccaccctcgacagGTCGAGCACCACGGTAAAACACATCTGATTTATACCATACTACCCAATTTCTTCTATGAAGTGAGGAGGAAAACCCATCACCTCCTATAGCTAAAAGTATAGGAACTTGTGGCTCCAAAGTCCAAACAGATCCAAGGACaggaataaaagaaaagaaagaaagcccAGCACAAAGTAAAAGTTTGCCTGCCCCATGGGCACCATTTCCACATGCACCCTTGCGTACTGTACAAGTGCCAAACGAGGACATCTCTAGCACATCAGAACCATCCATGGGGTAAATCCCACCAAGCAATTGACATCTCAGAAAAAATCGGCCTGGTCCACTCATCCGACATCCCACCCACGTACAAAAGCAACAAACGGTTTTCGTGCATTCCACAGCAACAACCTTATGATGAAGATGGATATTTGAACATGCCAAACGATGGATTGACAATGGAAAACCCCCCATCAATGAAAAGATTGTGACCACTCACGTATCTCGATTCATCACTCCCTAAATAAAGCACGGCCTGTGCAACGTCCTCAGCCGTCAGATACACGTCCTTGAGATTAGCATAGTAGCTCATGGCCTTCTCAAGCTCTTCACCTTGCAACTTCACAAACCCTTCTGCAAGAGGCGTCGCAAGAGCATACGGAGAAATGCAATTCACTCGAATGCCGAATTGCCCAAGCTCGACTGCTGCATTCTTAGTGAGGCCCGCCACCGCGTGCTTAGAACATGTGTAGGAATGTGATGCGGCCGCTCCAATCCGTGAGCTGACACTGGAAGTGCTGATTATGCTGCCATGGCGAGCTGGGATCATGACACGGGCTGCGTGTTTTGTGCCGAGGAAGACTCCTGTTAGGTTGACTGCAATGACCTTCTCGAAGTCGGCCTTCTCGTTGTCGAGGATGCTCGGCTTTGGCTCGTCTACAATGCCTGCATTGTTGAACATGATGTCGAGCTTCCCGTGTTTGGTGATGGCGGTGTCGACGGCATTTCGGATGTCGGTTTCATCAGTCACGTCGCAGTGGACAAATGTGGCTGCATCTTGGCCAAGGTCATTGCAGACTGAGTGGCCTAGATCGTCTTGGAGATCGGCTATGATGACTTTGGCACCATGCCGGCGGAAGAGTCTGGCGGTGCACTCGCCGATGCCGCTGGCGCCACCGGTGATCAGTGCCACCTTCCCCTCAAGTCTGGGAAGAGAGGTGCAAGCACATGTGATGCCCAGACATTCAAAATAGCAAACATGATatatagatgtcttaaatccgTAAATTCAACAAGTATGTCGATGATAAATCCAGTGCCATCAAAGTCGGCTCGATGGGACTTTTCGAAATAAATTGAATTTGTTGCTGGATACTTTAGGTGCCCTTTTTGAAATAAAGTATGATGCTTAATGCACGGGCACTATATATTAGTTTTGTAGCACGCAACATGTGAATTAAAGCAATCAAATTATGGAACACTGTGATAAGTCAGTCCGAAAATTAGATTCATTGGACAACCCAACCTCCTATTTTGGAATTTCTTTGTTGAAATAAGATCATCAGATATTATCATTTTTAACCACACAATAAATTGCTACCaatccacaccatttaaaattttgttCACAGAGCATCTAAACTAGGACTCATGATTTAGagagtttaatttaaattacttatttaccatgcaATTTTTGAACTTTATAAGCTTGCTTGAGAATTTAGAAAGTATTTTTGtagaaaatattttataataaaatggGATTTTATCATTGAAAATTCGCTTTTTGttgaaaatatttttcaagaatgTAATTTCATAGAATAAGTATTGAAACTTTGCCTGCTTTCTTTTTGACTTTCTTGTTCTCCTCCTAATGCTTTTTTGGAAAGtaacttcaaaattttaaaaataaaataagtccaTTTTCTCTCCTTTTATTTTACAAGCTCTCCAACAAGCTTAAGGGATTTTACAGGAAAAGTTCTCTAAATTCATGATCTTTACATAAAAGACCTTGTGTGTGCATATTTCCCAAATAAGTTGGGCCATTTGCTCCAGGTCAAAAGGAATGACGACAGGCAAATGGGTCTTTCTCACCCTCTCCTAAATGCAAAGGTCCAGTTTGAAAAATATACATAGTCAAGGGGTTTTTTTAGATAAAATTCCTAATTTAGTTGATTTCCCAATGAAAATTCCTTTCAGTAGTCAAGAAATCATTCCACAAGTGAAGTCCATTAATATAAGGCTTTGTAGAATACATCCCGATGTACTGCTGCATGTTGAGGCATAGCCGTTGGATCTAGAGTCATGTTCAATGACCCAAGCTAAACCGTCTATTGATAGGTCTAACCTTGGAATGGGGGCTACCCACtaatgaatcccttatgtgggaaTACTTGGGCTCTTACGatcatttaaaatatttaattcCTTCCTTTGAATATGTGCATATCATCTGATCAGCAGTCTGTTCATTGAACCCAAATCCAACGCCTATAGTTCCAACTTATCCTACAACAACATGCCCAGATATATCCTAGCAAAACTCTTGCGATAGAACTGGTTCATGTGGAAAAAATGAGGTcatgagccttttttttttttataccaagATTGACAGGGCGGGCCTCTATTCTTTTTAGGCCTGCTTGATTGGAGCTAACTATAATTATAATGATGGTTTTTGCTAGAGCTCTATAGAAATTGAGTTAGCTGGTTTTTGCTAGAGCTCTATAGAAATTGAGTTAGCTAGATTAACTGGCCTAACTCACCTCTCCTGAGCTCAACTCGAAACGGCTCATAACTTACTTGAACTTGACTTGGTTCAAGtttacttaatataaatattttgtgtgtgtgtgtatatatatatatattttgtgtgtgtgtgtgtgtatatatatatatatatatatatatatatatatatatatatatatatatatatatatatatatatatatatatgggaaaaggtactatgcgctcgacctcacaataagctcccgtgaggtcaagctatgtgggccccaccgtgatgcgtgtcgaccatcaacaccgtgaatttgatgggtcccctttaaattatgggatatcccaaaaatcagccgtatacagaactcaggtggaccataccatctaaaatcatgtgaagacaccgttaaaacatataaaacacttcgtggggcccacctgaaatttgcatgcatctgaaacttggtctgaaccctcatctaagtgggacacacataatggatgggctggatttgcaaaccacatctcggtgggcccaaaaaatgtttataaatattttaatggtgcacggcccctctccacttttgtatgtggtgtggcccacacaagtcacggattgacttgatattTGAGAccaaggcccacaatggaatggtgcatctgactgatggggtagatgttcgaaacgcatcacggtgaggcccacacagctcgacctcatgggacagactcgtgaggtcgagtgcatagtaccttttccatatatatatatatatatatatatatatatatatatatatatatatatatatatatatattaaaaaccttaAAACTTAAACTCGAATTCAGCTCATAGGCTCGAACTTGAACTTGTCCCAAAAGATCAAACTCAGGCTCAAACctaactcaaactcggctcaagctGACTGAGTTGCTGACCAAGCTGAGCCGACCTAGCTAGTAAAGCTCAAGGACCAAGTCAAGCGAAGTCAAGCTGGTCCAGCTCGACTCTATTgagctcgtgtacagctctagttttTGCCATATGTTTGGAAGaaaccaaatttcatattgaaaatAACGTAAATTTCAACTTCTTTTCAAAGCAAAACTCTGTGAGCCCCCCcatgtatgtatgtgttatatccatgccattcatttattatttgttttcaaattaatttagggcatgagcccaaaaatgaggcaaagtgaaagattaagtggatcacaccacaaaaaaaatggGCTCAATAGTGGATGTCATTGTTCCCATTATGgaccacttgggctttggatctccataatttttgagcttataccctaaaataatctgaaaagaatgaataaatggtgtggataaaacacaaatcatggtgCAGCCCACAAAGTTTTGCCCATAGCATGCACACATTACAAGACTCTCGAATGGGATGGactaataaataattattacttatttatcaTTGATTACATGTAATTACATCCACTCAATCCACTAATGATCTAAATAATAGCCGGCAATAGACTATCCAAGTTTGATGGTTGAGAGCCAagcactaagaaattgtacacgtggtgcGATtacgggtgtacacgaaccaagctagctcggttagctcgctcgactcgactcgaaaaagctcgattcgaagctgagttcgagccgtgttgaactgattttttgagctcgaaaatgagttcgagccgagttcgagcaggccccagctctaCCCGACTTGGAAcgaatccaactcgaatcgaactcagatcgaactggttcggtaactcggttactttgtcattgatgttgctcaccaagtgtttgataaaatgactcaatgaagtgtggctggtggcaaggaaggtacgtacatgaaacaaatacttttttttttcttggtttttatgttgcttagaaagtgtttgataaaatacttgtaaaactattgcttctgtttcacatacgaagggattttgaaggtgtagtccaggtgtttgtggaaatgctgcaatgATGAACTTAGCTCGATCTATGCTCGAACTGggctcgaactagcccaagctgctgaccgaatcaaGTCGAGCTgaccaatcaagctcgaggaccgagccgagctgagttcgagctgaggtcaactagtggccaggctgagtcgagttgaggccaactcgactcggttcgactcgatgtacacccctaggtgcgATGGCATATATTATAGTAACTCAAATAAATTAAAGGAACCTTATATCTAGCTCATTGTCCCATAATGAAATTAATTCGATTATGTGaacctctgattaatggacatctgttcattgaatttggaccgttgactgCTTTTTATTTCTTGTTCGCAACCATCCATTAAACATCCACCAACCATCCTGTTGTGAATTAATTTAATTGGGCCCCACAGCTTTGACGGTCCAATTTAAATGACACATGTACAATTTGGCAGTGCCTGCTTATGTCATCTTCACCCATAGACACACCTCGGAGAAGTGAACCACAAAAATCTGTATTGTATGAGCTCTAATTTCATGGATCACTGTTAATGTGGTCAAGATCTGATGTtctagataataatgattaatgAGCGGCACCCATGTCATCAATGGCTGAGATCATGCGACATCAGATTGTAAGTGAGTGATCCAGTACACTTCTATGCAAttctaaatggtgatttggtACATCTACATAGAGAGGCCCACCTTACCTTACCTGCAACATAAATGGAGCGTGCCACTTATGCGAACGGATGCTAGTTGGGAGGaacatgcatcagatccacctcatccatcagaTCAGATGTGCCGCCACATTTCCACCATAGATTCAATCTAATGTAGAAGGTACGTGGGTTGCATTATAAGGAACAGTGTATAATCATGCTTAAACCTCTAGATTCActtggtgtggcctacatgagtGTTGGAATCAGTCTAATTTTTGGCCCTCCGCCCAAAACACAGGGTaggcacctgatggacggtctagatctcaTTCATGTGGAGTCGTTCCATCCACATCAGCAAAAGTCAAGTCTGACGTGACTACGCAAGTCATGCAAGCATTTACGAAATTTAAAGTAATCAGGGGCGATCCTAACCCTCTGATCGAGAACCTTGAAAATGGGGTATGCAACAACCGGTGAGTTTCCCTGTGACGCGGGTTGCCTACTGACGCTCTCACTAGCCAGTAGCTATTGTACAGTGGTTActtgttatccacgccgtccgtctaATTTTATAGATAACATTAagccatgatacaaaaaatgaggacaTCTAAGTCTcatgtaaaccacaccacacgaaataggaaataatagtaattgaatgcccaccgttaaaaacttctctggggccacgaaagttttgaatgaactggtatttgtgtttttcattcatctaggtatgtgtgacctaatcaacaggttggatggtagactctaggaaaattttaatggtggacattcaatcactactgttttcttgtggtgtggtccacttgagatttggatatgtctcatttttgggatgatgacCTGTGacaagctggaaaaatagatggacggtgtggattatatatatatcatggtgggtcccatagagcactCTTTAGTAGCGGCATTAGTAGGCAATCCGCATACATCTCTTCTCAAAGCATTAAATTAAAcacaatttaaaataataataataataataataagtgtagCTAGCAGATATCATATAACGCACCGACGGTCAGATTATCCAATACACTGGAATGTTCGTCGTATTCTGGCGCATGATGTATTTTAATATTCGAGCTTTGCTGAGCTCGCGCGTGTTTACGAGCTAACGCCACCACGTGTGCCAGCGGCAGACGGGTGCAGTAACACGCCGTGCGACACAAAACCGTAAGGATTGAATAtagacatcacggtggtcccaacaaggtttcaacagtaggtattcTGTGCTCATTTTTCAGCCCATGTCCTgacatgatctagaaaaacgcaTGACCATAGCAGAATTCTTACAAACAGAACGGTCTAGACTGGGATGCGTatgttttttgttagcttgttagtacactcaccgacagttcacacttcagtgtaAGCCACCCCACTAAGGAATTGATGCAAGACCTCAACGGCGTGTgtggtgcatggtattagatgggcgtacgtgggatagaattgcatctGGTACGGCGtgaattccactccatgtttgggaagaatagaAATGCTTGGAATTAGATGAGATGGAGTTGCACTGGGTCCTGtgctaatttcactcaatgttagtgggTTGTGTAGGTtttaccatgatgtgtgggctatatccacaccattcacccattttttgagatcattttagagcatgggccaaaaaatcaggtagatctaagctcaagtggaccccaccatagaaagcaacggggattgaatacttaccattgaaaacttctttgaggcca
This region of Magnolia sinica isolate HGM2019 chromosome 1, MsV1, whole genome shotgun sequence genomic DNA includes:
- the LOC131253580 gene encoding secoisolariciresinol dehydrogenase-like, coding for MGSSSILSAVARRLEGKVALITGGASGIGECTARLFRRHGAKVIIADLQDDLGHSVCNDLGQDAATFVHCDVTDETDIRNAVDTAITKHGKLDIMFNNAGIVDEPKPSILDNEKADFEKVIAVNLTGVFLGTKHAARVMIPARHGSIISTSSVSSRIGAAASHSYTCSKHAVAGLTKNAAVELGQFGIRVNCISPYALATPLAEGFVKLQGEELEKAMSYYANLKDVYLTAEDVAQAVLYLGSDESRYVSGHNLFIDGGFSIVNPSFGMFKYPSSS